The Enterococcus sp. 7F3_DIV0205 genome has a window encoding:
- a CDS encoding MetQ/NlpA family ABC transporter substrate-binding protein: MKKTVKIIGLALTIGFVLAGCSAGSAKSEKNEVVKLGVVGANNEVLESVKERLKDEGIDLELVEFSDYTQPNAALAEKEIDLNSFQHQIFLDNYNTEHKTDLVSIGNTVSAPLGIYSSKIKDVKELKEGAEIAIPNDATNGGRALLLLQSAGLIKVDPAKKQTPTVSDITENKLNLKITELDASQTARALQDIDASVINSGMAVDAGFVPAKDAIFLEPVDKTSKPYVNIIVARKEDEDNKTYNKVVDTYQQEETKKVIEETSKGSSVPAWETFGRK, from the coding sequence ATGAAAAAAACAGTGAAAATTATCGGATTAGCATTAACAATTGGGTTTGTATTAGCAGGATGTTCTGCTGGAAGTGCCAAAAGTGAAAAGAATGAAGTTGTAAAATTAGGTGTAGTTGGCGCGAATAATGAAGTACTAGAATCAGTCAAAGAACGATTGAAAGATGAGGGAATCGATTTAGAGCTTGTTGAATTCTCTGATTATACACAACCAAACGCGGCCTTAGCTGAAAAAGAAATCGATTTAAATTCATTCCAGCATCAAATTTTCTTAGATAACTATAATACAGAACATAAAACAGACCTAGTCTCCATTGGTAATACTGTTAGTGCGCCACTGGGAATATATTCTTCAAAAATCAAAGACGTTAAAGAATTAAAAGAAGGTGCTGAGATCGCGATTCCAAATGATGCAACAAATGGCGGACGTGCCTTACTATTGTTACAAAGTGCTGGATTGATCAAAGTTGATCCTGCTAAGAAGCAAACACCGACAGTAAGTGATATTACTGAAAATAAATTAAACTTAAAGATCACAGAATTAGATGCTTCACAAACGGCTAGAGCACTTCAAGATATCGATGCTTCTGTAATCAATAGCGGAATGGCTGTTGATGCTGGCTTTGTTCCAGCAAAAGATGCAATTTTCTTAGAGCCTGTGGATAAAACGTCTAAGCCCTATGTGAATATCATTGTTGCGCGTAAAGAAGACGAAGACAATAAAACATACAATAAAGTAGTGGACACATATCAACAAGAAGAAACCAAAAAAGTGATTGAAGAAACATCAAAAGGTTCTAGTGTTCCAGCTTGGGAAACATTTGGCAGAAAATAA
- a CDS encoding methionine ABC transporter permease: MQSFLQQYFPNVLLLKQEFIDSTIETLYMVFWTAVIAGILGTLLGVVLVATGPEGILKNSVLYNILEKIINVCRSIPFIIMLALIQPITRFLTGTTIGTTAALVPLVIGVIPFFARQIENALLEVDSGVIEAAESMGTSPLGIIFRVYLVEGLPSIIRVSSVTIINLIGLTAMAGAIGAGGLGNLAITRGYNRFQTDVTVVATMIILVLVFASQFISNTLIKKTSH; this comes from the coding sequence ATGCAGTCATTTTTACAACAATATTTTCCAAATGTTTTACTACTAAAACAAGAGTTTATCGATAGTACGATTGAAACACTTTATATGGTCTTTTGGACGGCGGTTATCGCTGGTATTCTAGGGACATTACTTGGCGTCGTTCTAGTTGCAACAGGTCCTGAGGGGATTTTAAAAAATAGTGTTCTGTATAATATTTTAGAAAAAATTATCAACGTTTGTAGATCCATTCCCTTTATCATCATGTTGGCATTGATTCAGCCGATCACTCGTTTTTTAACAGGAACAACGATTGGTACAACTGCTGCGTTAGTGCCGCTGGTGATAGGGGTGATTCCATTTTTTGCTCGCCAAATCGAAAATGCCTTATTAGAAGTCGATTCGGGTGTGATTGAAGCGGCGGAATCAATGGGAACTAGCCCTTTGGGAATTATTTTTAGAGTGTATTTAGTAGAGGGCTTACCAAGTATCATTCGAGTTTCATCGGTTACGATCATTAATCTGATTGGGTTAACGGCGATGGCTGGAGCGATTGGAGCAGGTGGTCTGGGGAATCTTGCAATCACTAGAGGTTATAATCGATTCCAAACAGACGTCACAGTTGTTGCAACGATGATTATTTTAGTTTTGGTTTTTGCCAGCCAGTTTATTAGCAACACATTGATCAAAAAAACATCACATTAA
- a CDS encoding methionine ABC transporter ATP-binding protein produces the protein MIELKNIDVTFYQKKQRIDAVKNVSLTIEKEDVFGIVGYSGAGKSTLVRVINLLQRPTAGQVIINNQNILSFSAKELRAQRKKIGMIFQHFNLMKERSIFANVDFSLKYSGLSKEQRKEKIERLLDLVGLSDKRDAYPSQLSGGQKQRVAIARALANDPEILLCDEATSALDPKTTIQILDLLKKLNKELGLTIVLITHEMQVVKEICNKVAVMEDGQVIEENDIVSIFSQPKETLTKDFIRTATHIDQALETIIQHPSLTDLSGNEVLVEFSYVGEQTSEPLIAQLYSKYHVVTNILYGNVEILQQVPIGNLIVILSGEETQRDRALDFLQKQGVKIKVLKKSEPKESVIPLHVI, from the coding sequence ATGATCGAATTAAAAAATATAGACGTTACTTTTTACCAGAAGAAACAGCGAATCGATGCAGTAAAAAATGTTTCTCTAACAATTGAAAAAGAAGATGTATTTGGAATTGTGGGGTATTCAGGTGCAGGAAAAAGTACTCTGGTTCGGGTAATCAACTTACTACAACGACCAACAGCTGGACAAGTGATCATCAACAACCAAAATATACTTTCTTTTTCAGCAAAAGAATTAAGGGCTCAACGGAAAAAAATCGGGATGATTTTCCAGCATTTTAATTTAATGAAAGAACGCTCGATTTTTGCGAATGTTGATTTTTCTCTAAAGTATTCTGGATTGTCGAAAGAACAACGTAAAGAAAAAATCGAACGACTGCTCGACCTAGTCGGTCTTTCAGACAAGAGAGATGCTTATCCTAGCCAACTGTCGGGCGGACAAAAGCAACGTGTAGCTATTGCTAGGGCATTAGCGAATGATCCCGAAATATTATTATGTGATGAAGCAACGAGCGCTTTAGATCCTAAAACAACAATTCAAATTTTAGACCTATTGAAGAAATTAAATAAAGAATTAGGCTTAACGATTGTTTTGATCACTCATGAGATGCAAGTAGTGAAAGAAATTTGTAATAAAGTAGCAGTGATGGAAGACGGACAGGTGATTGAAGAAAATGATATTGTATCGATTTTCAGCCAACCTAAAGAAACCTTGACGAAGGACTTTATCCGGACAGCAACACATATCGATCAAGCATTGGAAACAATTATTCAACATCCTAGTTTGACTGATTTGAGTGGAAATGAAGTGTTGGTGGAATTTTCTTATGTAGGAGAACAAACAAGCGAACCGCTGATTGCTCAGCTTTACAGTAAATATCATGTGGTGACGAATATTTTATATGGAAATGTAGAAATCTTGCAGCAAGTGCCAATTGGTAATCTGATCGTCATTCTTTCGGGAGAAGAAACTCAGCGAGATAGAGCTTTGGACTTTCTGCAAAAACAGGGTGTGAAAATCAAAGTTTTGAAAAAGAGCGAACCAAAAGAAAGTGTTATCCCGTTACATGTTATCTAA
- a CDS encoding MetQ/NlpA family ABC transporter substrate-binding protein, translating into MKKKLLCIALVLAGIVGIAACGNTDKASLNKEKETKIIRVGTSPGPYSELFLEAVKPILEKDGYQIEQTEFTELIQADVALSEGTIDLNVDQHTAYLNNFNENKGTHLVGITPIPTVPAGLFPGKRTTLDEVKEGDKIGIPDDASNTARAFNLLQKAGWIKLKTGIDPVKATKEDIVSNSKNLELVQMSSAQIPRSLADLDFAVIPGSIVYSAKLDPKDSLLSEDVLKDYELVATIDEKNSKSDWAQAVVKAYHSEEFQKYLKEHNQGNYWFIPKELQGEQK; encoded by the coding sequence ATGAAGAAAAAGTTATTGTGTATTGCATTGGTATTAGCAGGAATCGTTGGAATTGCAGCGTGTGGAAATACTGACAAGGCTTCATTAAACAAAGAAAAAGAAACGAAAATCATTCGAGTCGGCACATCACCTGGACCCTATAGTGAATTATTTTTAGAAGCCGTCAAACCTATTTTGGAGAAGGATGGCTATCAAATAGAACAAACAGAATTTACAGAATTGATCCAAGCTGATGTGGCACTATCAGAGGGGACTATCGATTTAAATGTTGACCAACATACCGCTTATCTAAACAATTTTAATGAAAATAAAGGAACTCACTTGGTTGGTATCACACCAATTCCAACTGTTCCAGCAGGGCTGTTTCCAGGGAAAAGAACTACGCTAGATGAAGTGAAAGAAGGCGATAAAATTGGGATTCCAGATGATGCTTCAAATACTGCACGAGCCTTCAATCTCTTACAAAAAGCTGGCTGGATCAAGTTAAAAACAGGAATCGATCCAGTAAAAGCAACAAAAGAAGATATTGTGAGTAATTCGAAGAATCTGGAACTGGTCCAAATGTCATCCGCTCAAATCCCTAGAAGTCTAGCAGATTTAGATTTTGCAGTGATTCCAGGAAGTATTGTATACAGCGCCAAGCTTGATCCAAAAGACAGTTTACTTTCGGAAGATGTGTTAAAAGACTACGAATTAGTCGCCACGATTGATGAGAAAAATTCAAAGAGTGATTGGGCTCAAGCTGTAGTGAAAGCTTATCATTCAGAAGAGTTTCAAAAATATTTAAAAGAGCATAATCAAGGAAATTACTGGTTTATTCCAAAAGAATTACAGGGGGAACAGAAATGA
- a CDS encoding zinc-ribbon domain-containing protein — MFIVWGSTGFERDLGDTVIQCDCSHCNNEVIMQGKQVGRKFTLFWIPLFTTSSSHYLLCPICGYGKELSKDVLEQYLVSSVETITE, encoded by the coding sequence ATGTTTATTGTTTGGGGTAGTACAGGATTTGAAAGAGATTTGGGAGATACAGTGATTCAATGCGATTGCAGTCACTGCAACAACGAAGTAATCATGCAAGGAAAGCAAGTAGGACGAAAATTCACGTTATTTTGGATTCCACTTTTTACCACATCGTCTAGTCACTACTTGTTGTGTCCAATTTGTGGATATGGCAAAGAATTATCTAAAGATGTCTTAGAGCAGTACTTAGTTAGCTCTGTAGAAACTATTACTGAGTAG
- a CDS encoding YrdB family protein → MVKTLNDSVRFILELITIGLMITAALNINTLMLKLIFSIGFPICTVLFWGKYMAPLSPDRLTEIERIIVEITLFGGVGFISYIVGNKKIAILYLLVTTVNTILDHIL, encoded by the coding sequence ATGGTCAAAACACTTAATGACAGCGTTCGATTCATACTGGAATTAATCACGATCGGTTTAATGATAACAGCGGCTTTAAACATAAATACACTCATGCTAAAGCTTATATTCAGTATTGGTTTTCCCATTTGTACGGTTCTTTTTTGGGGCAAATATATGGCTCCTTTATCGCCTGATCGGTTAACTGAAATTGAACGAATTATTGTTGAAATCACCTTATTCGGCGGCGTTGGTTTCATTTCTTATATCGTCGGAAATAAAAAAATTGCTATACTCTATCTATTAGTTACAACAGTCAATACTATTTTAGACCATATACTTTGA
- a CDS encoding GNAT family N-acetyltransferase, whose product MFNDSNLLFEFYQKNDQHLYSVLTKDIRVMRYITEKVEPELEAIENFDKILTYNKTHNDQTGYYKFFDQEDYIGFGKLSWDEENKIEIGYMLLPEHWGKGYATQIISALLNLIKQSETLSQATLYAIIDPKNGASKHLLEKYHFISVWQGIEDGLPSEHLVWQP is encoded by the coding sequence ATGTTCAATGATAGCAATCTACTATTTGAATTCTATCAAAAAAATGATCAACACCTGTATTCCGTTCTCACCAAAGATATTCGTGTGATGCGCTACATCACTGAAAAGGTAGAGCCTGAACTTGAAGCCATTGAAAATTTCGACAAAATTTTAACTTATAATAAAACCCATAATGATCAAACAGGCTATTACAAATTTTTTGATCAAGAAGACTATATTGGTTTCGGTAAATTGTCTTGGGATGAAGAAAATAAAATAGAGATCGGTTATATGCTTTTGCCTGAACACTGGGGAAAAGGCTATGCCACTCAAATCATTTCAGCCCTATTAAACTTGATAAAACAATCAGAAACCTTATCTCAAGCCACTCTTTATGCCATTATTGATCCTAAAAATGGTGCATCAAAGCACCTATTGGAAAAGTATCACTTTATTTCTGTTTGGCAAGGTATTGAAGATGGTTTACCTTCGGAACATTTAGTTTGGCAGCCGTAA
- the rpoN gene encoding RNA polymerase factor sigma-54 — MKFEQHLSQQQKQVQKLAMTQQLQQSIQILQYNSEELYAYIEAKSLENPLIDVQSETNFGDLPYSSGKTYTNEEHNYLNQIPDNHTSLFEYLIDQIHLNYRDTYLRTLVLFLVEYIDLNGYLMIDLEEAALKTGAKAIEMLDALTLIQQLDPAGVGARDLRECLMLQIERDDTAPELAYIVIEEEFTHLANRKWGLIAKKFDVALSEIQTIFDYIQTLTPSPGSIFESTSGLYIRPDLTLRIEENQLTVLSNKTGTPTIQFQQAYFERMEATDDKEVQEYIKEKKNEFEWLEKTIIQRGDTILRVGTEIVQRQQDFFFKEDRPLKPMTLKEIAESLNVHESTVSRSVNGKYLETEFGVFELRSFFSHGLSNDDTGEETSTSSIKKQLQALVDNENKAKPLSDQKLVDLLKEQEIEISRRTVTKYREALGIPSSSKRKRYDE, encoded by the coding sequence ATGAAATTTGAACAACATTTGTCACAACAACAAAAACAAGTTCAAAAGCTAGCTATGACACAACAATTACAGCAGTCTATTCAAATCTTACAATACAATTCAGAAGAACTTTACGCATACATAGAAGCAAAGTCCTTAGAAAATCCTTTAATTGATGTTCAATCAGAGACAAATTTTGGAGATCTTCCCTATTCCAGTGGTAAAACATATACCAATGAGGAACATAACTATTTAAATCAAATTCCTGATAACCATACATCGCTTTTTGAATATTTGATCGACCAAATTCATTTAAATTATCGAGATACCTATCTGCGAACATTGGTATTATTTTTAGTTGAGTATATCGATTTAAATGGTTATTTGATGATCGACTTAGAGGAAGCCGCTCTAAAAACAGGAGCAAAAGCAATTGAAATGCTAGATGCTTTGACGCTGATTCAGCAATTAGATCCAGCAGGAGTTGGGGCAAGGGACTTACGGGAATGTTTGATGTTGCAGATTGAGCGAGATGATACAGCTCCTGAATTGGCGTATATTGTCATTGAAGAAGAGTTTACTCATTTGGCTAATCGAAAATGGGGACTGATTGCTAAAAAATTTGATGTAGCATTGTCAGAAATTCAAACGATTTTTGATTATATTCAGACATTAACACCATCTCCTGGAAGCATTTTTGAATCAACTTCAGGGTTATACATACGTCCAGATCTAACGTTACGAATCGAAGAAAATCAGCTAACAGTTCTTTCAAATAAGACTGGTACACCGACCATTCAGTTTCAGCAAGCGTACTTTGAAAGAATGGAAGCAACGGATGATAAAGAAGTTCAAGAATACATCAAAGAAAAGAAAAATGAATTTGAGTGGCTGGAGAAAACGATTATTCAACGTGGGGATACGATTTTAAGAGTTGGCACGGAAATTGTCCAACGTCAGCAGGATTTCTTTTTTAAAGAGGATCGTCCATTAAAACCAATGACCTTAAAGGAAATTGCAGAATCATTGAACGTACATGAATCGACAGTTAGTCGGTCAGTTAATGGGAAATACCTAGAAACAGAATTTGGGGTTTTTGAGTTGCGTTCATTCTTTTCCCATGGTTTATCAAATGACGATACAGGAGAAGAGACCTCAACCAGTAGTATTAAAAAACAACTGCAAGCTTTAGTTGATAATGAAAATAAAGCGAAGCCACTTTCCGATCAGAAGTTGGTAGACTTGTTAAAAGAACAAGAAATTGAAATTTCCCGTCGCACTGTTACAAAGTACCGAGAAGCTCTGGGCATCCCTTCTTCTTCCAAGCGTAAAAGATATGACGAATAA
- a CDS encoding ABC transporter ATP-binding protein, whose protein sequence is MTDILLMNNIRKTFGKGHAEVEALKGIDLKVKAGEFVSIIGPSGSGKSTFLTIAGGLQTPTSGSIMINGKDFTHLNEKKRSRLRFEEIGFILQTSNLIPFLTVENQFKLVDKIEKKKTETQRINELLSSLDIADLIHKFPRDLSGGERQRVAIARALFNEPSLILADEPTASLDTEHAYEVVKILAKEAHEKQKATIMVTHDPRMIEWSDNVYRIEDGELTKE, encoded by the coding sequence ATGACTGATATTTTATTAATGAATAATATTCGTAAAACATTTGGTAAAGGCCATGCGGAAGTAGAAGCTTTAAAAGGAATTGACTTAAAAGTTAAAGCTGGAGAATTTGTCAGTATTATTGGTCCTTCCGGTTCTGGTAAAAGTACATTTTTAACAATTGCTGGCGGTTTGCAAACACCTACATCGGGTTCTATTATGATCAATGGGAAAGATTTTACTCATTTAAATGAAAAAAAACGTTCGAGATTGCGCTTTGAAGAAATTGGATTTATTTTACAAACATCGAATTTAATCCCATTTCTAACAGTAGAGAATCAGTTCAAATTAGTAGACAAAATTGAAAAGAAAAAAACAGAGACACAACGAATAAACGAGTTATTATCTTCCTTAGATATTGCAGATTTGATCCATAAATTTCCAAGAGATCTATCTGGTGGAGAACGTCAACGTGTCGCTATTGCTCGCGCGTTGTTCAATGAACCAAGTTTGATCTTAGCAGATGAGCCAACAGCTAGTTTGGATACAGAACATGCCTATGAAGTCGTAAAAATTCTAGCAAAAGAAGCACACGAAAAACAAAAGGCAACAATTATGGTGACTCATGATCCAAGAATGATTGAATGGAGCGACAATGTCTATCGTATTGAAGATGGCGAATTGACGAAAGAGTAG
- a CDS encoding ABC transporter permease, with translation MFLGLEEMKFFKLRYTLVVGVIVLVAYVAFMLSGLANGLAQGVRQGVDQWDATSIILSEDANKSLNASSLVIDDLNQVEAKEKEPLGQYAGALNKVGQTKETDKINISLFGVTENSSIKPKLVEGRYFENLGEIIIPQNLVDKGIKLGDTVKIGKLDKELKVVGITKQNSFSIVPLIYTSIDQWQELKFGKILEGAKAPINGIVVRSTKTNDIKFKNEDTHLAKYEIEEFIEKLPGYSEQNLTLNAMIYFLFVITAAIIGIFIYVMTLQKTSLFGVMKAQGISNGYIIKSIIAQTFILGVIGVAIGVVLTLLTNLVLPSAMPFELDSTNLLIYSIVLIVVAVLGGVFSIRTVTHVDPMKAIGG, from the coding sequence ATGTTTTTAGGTTTAGAAGAAATGAAGTTTTTTAAACTTAGGTATACGTTAGTAGTGGGTGTTATTGTATTAGTTGCTTATGTTGCATTTATGCTGTCTGGATTAGCGAATGGGTTAGCACAAGGTGTAAGACAAGGTGTTGATCAGTGGGATGCTACTAGTATTATTTTATCTGAAGATGCGAATAAGAGTTTGAATGCTTCAAGCTTGGTTATAGATGACTTAAATCAAGTTGAAGCTAAGGAAAAAGAACCACTTGGACAATACGCAGGAGCACTAAATAAAGTGGGACAAACCAAAGAGACTGATAAGATTAATATCTCACTTTTTGGGGTGACTGAAAATAGTTCGATAAAACCTAAATTAGTTGAAGGACGCTATTTTGAAAATTTAGGAGAAATTATTATACCGCAAAACTTGGTAGATAAAGGTATCAAGTTGGGAGATACTGTAAAAATTGGAAAACTCGACAAAGAATTAAAGGTCGTTGGAATCACCAAACAAAATAGTTTTAGCATTGTTCCGTTGATTTATACATCGATCGATCAATGGCAAGAGCTTAAATTTGGCAAGATTCTGGAAGGAGCTAAAGCACCGATCAATGGAATTGTTGTACGCTCTACCAAGACAAATGATATCAAATTTAAGAATGAGGATACTCATTTAGCTAAATACGAAATTGAAGAGTTTATTGAAAAACTCCCTGGTTACAGTGAACAAAATCTCACATTAAATGCTATGATTTATTTCTTGTTCGTCATTACTGCTGCGATTATTGGGATTTTCATCTATGTGATGACGTTGCAAAAAACAAGTTTGTTTGGTGTGATGAAAGCACAAGGAATCTCTAATGGATATATTATCAAATCAATTATTGCTCAAACTTTTATTTTAGGTGTGATCGGTGTTGCAATCGGTGTGGTGTTGACGTTGTTGACAAATCTTGTGTTACCTTCTGCTATGCCGTTTGAATTAGATAGCACTAACTTGTTGATTTACAGTATAGTGTTGATCGTAGTTGCTGTATTAGGCGGCGTTTTTTCAATCCGGACAGTAACCCATGTCGATCCGATGAAAGCAATAGGAGGGTAA
- a CDS encoding TetR/AcrR family transcriptional regulator, translated as MKKETVFDVTHQSILEIAKELFLTNGYKNTSTRDIAKAVKITQPALYYHFSNKEVLFIEINKQIGNQLKYEIEQIQKEADSLENQLIKCTNALLNVYHRDIFSFIHQSAAEMEQENKQQLFYILNDYYLKPLQGIFESSPSPLNRKVSSQKAAQFYLMSLSLLFSTIHQLSTEKERSEQIAELMDMVLHGVLS; from the coding sequence ATGAAAAAAGAAACCGTATTTGACGTCACTCATCAATCGATTTTAGAAATTGCGAAGGAACTTTTTTTAACGAATGGCTATAAAAATACTTCTACTCGTGATATTGCCAAAGCAGTAAAAATCACACAGCCGGCATTGTATTATCATTTTTCTAATAAAGAAGTTTTATTTATTGAAATAAATAAACAGATTGGTAATCAATTAAAATACGAAATAGAGCAGATTCAAAAAGAAGCAGATTCACTTGAAAATCAGTTGATTAAATGTACGAATGCATTGCTGAATGTTTATCATAGAGATATTTTTTCTTTCATTCATCAAAGTGCAGCTGAAATGGAGCAAGAAAATAAGCAGCAATTGTTTTATATTTTAAATGATTATTATCTAAAACCATTACAGGGGATTTTTGAATCAAGTCCTAGTCCGCTAAACCGTAAAGTGTCATCGCAAAAGGCGGCACAGTTTTATTTAATGAGTTTGTCATTGCTATTTTCAACGATTCATCAACTTTCTACAGAAAAAGAACGTTCAGAACAAATTGCTGAATTGATGGACATGGTTTTACATGGTGTTTTGTCTTAA
- a CDS encoding C40 family peptidase: MKNKKFITKFLLSCLTLSAGLLLSDHAFATSTETTSSSEQLITESSKKLTQLKETKQKFSTQQLEKNKQLSGIEKKIQKIKIDLDQLEKIKSSSTISELSELDNSQNMTLTSTLSPIMVTRNSSTEKEEQLAKLKQKQSSLQSDTEAISKQQSELTKQETQLSEKIVQIEKQKEEQAKQTDIRSAVVAAAKTHLGKPYVYGAAGPDSFDCSGLVQVAFASAGRSLGRTTIDQETAGATISVSEAQAGDLVFWGSHGGTYHVGISTGDGSYIHAPVPGDVVQVATVASYAPDFAVRVL, from the coding sequence TTGAAAAACAAAAAATTCATTACTAAATTTCTTCTCAGCTGCCTAACTCTTTCTGCCGGTCTATTGTTAAGCGACCATGCCTTCGCAACATCGACAGAAACTACTTCCTCTTCAGAGCAGCTCATTACAGAATCATCCAAAAAATTAACACAATTAAAAGAAACCAAACAAAAATTTTCAACCCAACAATTAGAGAAAAACAAGCAGCTTTCAGGTATAGAGAAAAAAATTCAAAAAATTAAAATTGACCTTGATCAGTTAGAAAAAATCAAGTCCAGTAGCACTATTTCTGAACTATCAGAACTTGATAATAGTCAGAACATGACACTTACATCTACTCTTTCACCAATCATGGTCACAAGGAACTCTTCCACTGAAAAAGAAGAACAGTTAGCGAAATTAAAACAAAAACAAAGCTCGTTACAATCAGATACAGAAGCTATTTCCAAACAGCAGTCTGAATTAACCAAGCAAGAGACGCAGTTATCAGAAAAAATTGTTCAGATAGAAAAACAAAAAGAAGAACAAGCAAAACAAACCGACATACGGTCGGCTGTTGTTGCTGCTGCAAAAACACATTTGGGCAAGCCCTATGTATATGGTGCTGCTGGTCCTGATTCATTTGATTGTTCTGGTTTAGTCCAAGTCGCTTTTGCTTCTGCAGGACGCTCTTTAGGTCGAACTACGATTGACCAAGAAACTGCTGGGGCTACGATTTCAGTGTCAGAGGCACAAGCTGGTGATTTAGTTTTTTGGGGAAGTCATGGCGGGACCTATCATGTAGGAATCTCCACTGGTGATGGTTCTTATATTCACGCACCTGTTCCTGGAGATGTTGTACAAGTCGCAACAGTTGCTTCTTATGCTCCTGATTTTGCTGTGAGAGTTTTGTAA
- a CDS encoding response regulator transcription factor: MKNILIVDDHLQITEVLKEYVLKEGFYPIVASDGQAALTAFFTHSIELILLDVMLPKIDGFGVCKKIRETSNVPIIMVTAKGEDYHRIMGLDIGADDYIVKPFSPSEVMARIRAILRRIERTEENQHTMKQLVYDNLIVYLEEKRVTISQHEILLTKRELELLWLLLANREKVFSRDNLLDSLWGIDYFGDARTVDTHIKRLRAKLDEADHPNWEIATVWGQGYKFEGKNEK, encoded by the coding sequence ATGAAAAATATTTTGATCGTTGACGATCATTTACAAATCACAGAGGTTCTAAAAGAATATGTCCTAAAGGAAGGCTTTTATCCAATTGTAGCTTCCGATGGGCAAGCAGCTTTAACTGCTTTTTTTACCCATTCGATCGAGCTGATTTTACTGGATGTCATGCTTCCAAAAATTGATGGATTTGGCGTTTGCAAAAAAATACGCGAAACATCCAATGTACCCATCATTATGGTCACAGCAAAAGGTGAAGACTATCACCGAATCATGGGATTGGATATTGGAGCAGATGATTATATCGTTAAACCTTTTTCACCTAGCGAAGTCATGGCAAGAATTCGAGCAATTCTAAGAAGAATCGAACGTACTGAAGAAAATCAACACACGATGAAACAACTGGTCTACGATAACTTGATTGTTTACTTGGAAGAGAAAAGAGTCACTATCTCTCAGCACGAAATTCTTTTGACCAAAAGGGAATTAGAGCTTCTTTGGTTACTTTTAGCTAACCGAGAAAAAGTGTTTTCTAGAGACAACTTGCTGGATAGTTTATGGGGTATTGATTATTTTGGTGATGCAAGAACTGTCGATACCCATATCAAACGATTACGAGCAAAATTAGATGAAGCCGATCATCCAAACTGGGAAATCGCTACAGTGTGGGGGCAAGGCTACAAATTTGAGGGGAAAAATGAAAAATAA